In Pseudobacter ginsenosidimutans, the following are encoded in one genomic region:
- a CDS encoding ABC transporter ATP-binding protein, protein MSIHLKVEHLSHRYATAWAIHDINFEINTTGIVGLLGSNGAGKSTTMNIICGVLKQTEGDVFINGMNLKEDPLQVKRQIGFLPQTAPLHLESTVEEYLTYAAHLRFIDKMKVKQAVAEAMDKTGVAHFSSRLIRNLSGGYRQRVGIAQAIIHKPSIVVLDEPTNGLDPNQIIEARRLIQRIGQEHIVLLSSHVLTEINLLCRDVIMIENGRIVFTDSMDAFNNYVQPTSLLAVMENPPASAELQAIDGVSKVEFLTAKKCRIYFSNKSNIAETIIAASIARGWRLQEINLERSLLDDVFKELSVQP, encoded by the coding sequence ATGAGTATCCATTTAAAAGTGGAGCACCTATCACATAGGTATGCTACCGCATGGGCTATCCATGACATAAACTTCGAGATCAACACTACGGGCATCGTAGGATTATTGGGGTCAAATGGCGCCGGTAAGTCAACCACCATGAATATCATCTGTGGCGTATTGAAACAAACGGAAGGAGATGTTTTTATCAATGGCATGAATCTAAAGGAGGATCCATTACAGGTAAAACGGCAGATAGGTTTCTTACCACAAACCGCTCCTTTGCACCTGGAGTCTACTGTGGAGGAATATCTTACCTATGCTGCCCATTTACGCTTTATTGATAAAATGAAAGTAAAGCAGGCAGTTGCAGAAGCCATGGATAAAACAGGCGTTGCTCATTTCAGCTCCAGGCTTATCAGGAATCTGTCCGGAGGATACAGGCAGCGTGTTGGTATTGCACAGGCCATCATTCACAAGCCCAGCATCGTTGTATTGGATGAACCTACAAATGGTTTGGATCCCAATCAGATTATCGAGGCACGCAGGTTGATCCAGCGGATTGGCCAGGAACACATAGTGCTATTAAGCTCTCATGTGCTCACCGAAATAAATCTGTTGTGCAGGGATGTGATCATGATTGAAAACGGCAGGATCGTGTTCACGGATTCAATGGATGCATTCAATAATTATGTACAACCAACGAGCCTGCTGGCAGTGATGGAAAATCCACCTGCAAGTGCTGAATTGCAGGCCATCGATGGCGTTTCCAAAGTAGAATTCCTCACTGCAAAGAAATGCAGGATCTATTTTTCCAATAAATCAAATATTGCAGAAACCATCATTGCTGCCAGTATTGCCAGGGGATGGAGACTTCAGGAAATCAACCTGGAGCGCTCTCTGCTGGATGATGTATTTAAAGAATTATCTGTGCAGCCTTAA
- a CDS encoding RagB/SusD family nutrient uptake outer membrane protein has protein sequence MCLLSANLVSCKKYLEAYSQNMSFIETATDLNELLIGDVYADQNNKELLISLFHISDDDFDISVPTKNWSIGAGYEHGFLHWQANPRLYGFEMDFHKSDVFYNTAYAKIARINTIIFEAERLRTKGEPGEVLNRITGEAHFLRALYYFNLVNLYGKPYRPSTANADFGVPLKISPEITSQFVARSSVKDVYEQIVKDLEKADGYLSPNLTFSMLRVSNVAVAALLSRVHLYMENYQKSINYANRVIEPGQFTLTDLNTIPANSIFLDRNSREVIFTMGGNYLGLRMRSNEEAPTDLYFFVSDNLYNGYDINDLRRKFFFTINGKGVIRAAKRGKGGSPTIDDISDKYSLRLSEMYLNKAEALVALGQNQEAKSVIQEFHKYRFKPADIPQWQYADAALIQKVREDRRQELCYEGIRWFDLRRYGVNSKYPYGKAFRHRSIMFTGTTYIENGYYELGTYAQDEAAYTLPIADDEIEFSQGRITNEVRPERPLKQ, from the coding sequence ATGTGTTTGCTAAGTGCAAACCTGGTTTCCTGTAAAAAGTATTTGGAGGCTTATTCCCAGAACATGAGTTTTATAGAAACTGCCACTGATCTGAATGAGCTGCTCATCGGGGATGTATATGCTGATCAGAACAACAAAGAATTACTCATCAGTTTGTTTCATATTAGCGATGATGATTTTGATATAAGTGTTCCAACCAAAAACTGGTCCATTGGTGCCGGTTATGAACATGGTTTTCTTCATTGGCAAGCTAATCCCAGATTGTACGGTTTCGAGATGGATTTTCATAAGTCAGACGTTTTTTACAATACAGCATACGCAAAAATTGCGCGGATCAATACCATCATATTTGAAGCAGAAAGGTTGCGCACCAAAGGTGAACCGGGTGAGGTGTTGAACAGGATAACAGGAGAAGCGCACTTTTTAAGAGCATTGTATTACTTCAACCTGGTTAATTTATATGGTAAACCTTATCGTCCTTCCACAGCAAATGCAGACTTTGGCGTTCCTCTGAAAATATCGCCTGAGATAACCAGTCAATTTGTTGCCAGAAGTTCAGTGAAGGATGTTTATGAACAAATAGTAAAGGATCTTGAAAAGGCAGATGGTTATCTTTCTCCCAACCTGACTTTTTCCATGTTGCGTGTTTCCAATGTGGCTGTAGCGGCACTTTTGAGCAGGGTCCATTTATATATGGAAAACTATCAAAAGAGTATAAACTATGCCAATCGTGTAATTGAACCCGGTCAATTTACACTTACTGATCTGAATACAATTCCTGCTAACAGCATTTTCCTGGATAGAAATTCCAGGGAAGTTATTTTTACGATGGGCGGAAATTATTTGGGATTAAGAATGCGTTCGAATGAGGAAGCCCCAACTGATTTATACTTCTTCGTTTCTGATAATTTGTACAATGGGTATGACATAAATGATCTTCGCCGCAAGTTCTTTTTTACTATAAACGGCAAGGGTGTTATACGTGCCGCTAAAAGAGGAAAAGGTGGTAGTCCTACTATTGATGATATTTCTGATAAATATTCATTGAGGCTATCTGAAATGTATTTAAATAAAGCAGAAGCATTGGTCGCATTGGGACAAAACCAGGAAGCAAAATCTGTTATTCAGGAATTCCACAAATACAGGTTCAAACCAGCAGACATTCCTCAATGGCAGTATGCAGATGCGGCATTGATCCAGAAAGTAAGGGAAGACAGGAGGCAGGAATTATGCTATGAGGGGATACGATGGTTCGATCTGAGAAGGTATGGAGTGAACTCAAAATATCCTTATGGAAAAGCTTTCAGGCACAGATCCATTATGTTCACGGGTACTACTTACATCGAGAACGGTTATTATGAACTGGGTACTTATGCACAAGATGAAGCTGCCTATACGTTACCAATAGCCGATGATGAAATTGAATTTAGCCAGGGAAGAATTACCAATGAAGTCAGGCCCGAACGTCCACTAAAACAATAA
- a CDS encoding SusC/RagA family TonB-linked outer membrane protein has product MRMLSFLLFVACLSASATGTGQSVTLAGDKIPIKTVFTAIEKQTGYVVAYRPDLFSANITVSVSANRLPLPEFLELVFKGQPVQYDIQDKTIFLSRKSVVEDALQGKSNEMDNNRAILRIQVTDEENHPLVGATVTNKRTKHAEETKKDGWSTISASSGEVIEITYVGYTPYLFTVKDTIKTLHVRLKVHSELDEAVVYNGYQKIQQKFLTGSVTSLKMDSILQPGLSTVDKMLEGRVPGMMYMQNSGQAGAAPKLRIRGTNTYLGSREPLWVVDGIVRTNPFPLDPQRLNDPDFVNLLGNAISGINPFDIEQIDVLKDATAAALYGVRAANGVIVITTKRGKPGPPSLNYNVTTTFTRRPRYSDNAINMMNSRERVDVSREMIKRQLQLRGGGMEAYESAILAYYNNEMDFDTFKQQVGKAEIVNTDWLGNVMQDVLASSHTLSVSGGTRTASYRASLGYRSEPGVIKKEKNDLYTGSLNLQMNYRKFMVDFNVQINKERKNYTPAEIGVLNYAYGTSRTIPLRNEDGSLYYYSTINSDPGSTKFLAANKMNILNEMNNTGDVVQNNEYNASINLNYEIIKGLQFSSRLAYTAGNSSRETWFGENTDWALQLRSNAYNSVTKLFNPSTDPMPFGGELRSQSVNRNNYLVNARIHYSNFVDKRNFHQISVDLAADITSNKTNSFLSMARGYYPNRGRSFATIPITSYSQYANWVSTTGRPVITEELGKAIRPFLTSTYIFKNKWVFSGTVSQEFSNSFGSRSNEKFLPTWALSGRWNMHEDLLRNRAWIDDASLLISLGTRGNMLPGQTVHTIMTKGPLNTYYNEFSSNISYFPNPNLNWEKVQDYSTTLQFSLLRGRIRGSVGYFLSRTTNAFMAMKVSAVNGAVNNTYVVNAGTLENQGLELSLNFKVIDNLGAKGKKGFMWRLDPQLGQVFNRLLGQSVNSRNVLVDEATLTFNDYLNGAVPVNGKSVNTFYSYKFKGLNPQFGYPEFYGAEAENRIALRNLYATSTKNEMYSMVMEESGRREPVLQGGISNSFIYGNWSLVVNFSYSVGNKVRLLKIASGNYGTYRPTSQQNLRREFVNRWRYPGDEQFTNIPAIQGAGRLPIDQYAWWQMTDSKLSTPFAENYYQMYDFSDLRVVSGDYLKLQYVSLSYRFPEKFIKRWNCKGAIASLGGNNLFTIANKALRGQDPAQSGGSPNINLSIRPVYSFNVNISF; this is encoded by the coding sequence ATGAGAATGCTGTCATTTCTTCTTTTCGTTGCCTGTTTGTCGGCTTCTGCCACAGGAACAGGCCAATCCGTTACGCTTGCGGGAGACAAGATCCCTATTAAAACTGTGTTTACTGCTATTGAAAAACAAACGGGCTATGTTGTAGCCTATCGTCCGGATTTGTTCTCCGCAAATATTACCGTTTCTGTTTCAGCCAACAGGTTGCCGCTTCCTGAATTCTTAGAGTTGGTCTTTAAAGGTCAGCCTGTTCAATACGATATCCAGGATAAAACTATTTTCCTTTCCCGTAAGTCCGTTGTGGAAGATGCCCTTCAAGGTAAGAGCAATGAAATGGACAACAACCGGGCGATTCTGCGTATACAGGTAACTGATGAGGAAAATCATCCGCTTGTTGGAGCTACAGTAACCAACAAAAGAACGAAACATGCGGAAGAAACGAAAAAAGATGGCTGGAGTACCATTTCCGCCAGTTCCGGAGAGGTGATTGAAATCACTTACGTAGGATACACACCGTATCTGTTCACTGTAAAGGATACCATCAAAACATTACATGTCCGTTTGAAAGTTCACAGTGAACTGGATGAAGCTGTAGTTTACAACGGGTATCAAAAAATACAGCAAAAATTCCTTACAGGATCAGTAACCTCTCTAAAGATGGACTCTATCCTGCAACCAGGCTTGTCTACCGTTGATAAAATGCTGGAAGGCAGGGTGCCCGGTATGATGTATATGCAAAATTCCGGGCAGGCAGGCGCGGCCCCTAAACTTCGCATAAGAGGCACCAATACTTATCTCGGATCCAGGGAGCCTTTATGGGTAGTGGATGGAATCGTACGCACCAATCCTTTTCCGCTCGATCCGCAAAGATTGAATGATCCGGATTTTGTGAATTTGTTAGGCAATGCCATTTCTGGTATTAATCCTTTCGACATTGAGCAGATTGATGTTTTAAAAGATGCTACTGCCGCTGCCTTATATGGGGTTCGTGCAGCAAATGGTGTAATAGTTATTACTACAAAAAGAGGCAAGCCTGGTCCGCCAAGCCTCAATTACAATGTGACTACTACATTTACTCGAAGACCCAGATATTCTGATAATGCCATCAACATGATGAACTCCAGGGAACGTGTTGATGTATCGCGTGAAATGATCAAAAGGCAATTGCAACTGCGGGGTGGTGGTATGGAAGCATATGAATCTGCAATACTGGCCTATTACAACAACGAAATGGACTTTGATACCTTTAAACAACAAGTTGGTAAAGCAGAAATAGTGAACACAGACTGGCTGGGGAATGTGATGCAAGATGTACTGGCAAGCAGCCATACACTGAGTGTTTCCGGTGGAACCAGAACTGCGTCTTACCGGGCTTCCTTAGGGTATCGTTCAGAACCTGGCGTTATAAAGAAAGAAAAGAATGACCTGTACACCGGTTCGCTCAATCTGCAGATGAATTACCGGAAGTTCATGGTGGATTTCAACGTTCAGATCAATAAAGAGAGAAAGAACTATACACCTGCTGAAATTGGCGTATTGAACTATGCTTATGGCACCAGCAGAACTATACCGCTTCGGAATGAGGATGGTTCATTGTATTATTATTCTACCATCAATTCCGATCCTGGTTCAACAAAATTTCTCGCAGCAAATAAAATGAACATTCTAAATGAAATGAATAATACCGGTGATGTTGTTCAAAATAATGAATACAATGCCAGTATTAATCTCAATTATGAAATTATAAAAGGGTTACAGTTTAGTTCCAGGCTGGCCTATACTGCCGGAAATTCTTCGAGGGAAACATGGTTCGGTGAAAATACCGATTGGGCACTTCAATTACGCTCGAACGCTTATAATTCAGTGACAAAGTTATTTAATCCCAGTACAGATCCTATGCCTTTTGGTGGGGAATTGCGATCACAGTCTGTGAATAGAAATAATTACCTGGTCAATGCCCGTATTCATTATTCAAATTTTGTAGACAAAAGGAATTTCCATCAGATATCGGTTGATCTGGCAGCAGATATTACTTCCAATAAGACCAATTCTTTTTTGTCTATGGCAAGAGGATATTATCCCAACCGGGGGAGAAGCTTTGCAACCATACCTATTACAAGCTACTCTCAATATGCAAACTGGGTTTCCACAACAGGCCGTCCGGTTATAACAGAGGAATTGGGGAAAGCTATTCGTCCTTTTCTAACCTCTACTTACATTTTTAAGAATAAATGGGTGTTTTCAGGAACTGTAAGCCAGGAGTTTTCCAATTCTTTTGGCTCCAGAAGCAATGAAAAATTCCTGCCTACATGGGCGCTGTCAGGAAGGTGGAATATGCATGAAGATCTGCTCCGCAATCGCGCATGGATAGACGATGCTTCGCTGTTGATCTCTTTAGGTACAAGAGGCAATATGCTGCCAGGGCAAACCGTACACACCATCATGACCAAGGGGCCCTTAAATACTTATTACAATGAGTTTTCATCCAATATATCCTATTTCCCCAATCCTAATTTAAACTGGGAAAAAGTACAGGACTACAGTACCACCTTACAGTTCTCGCTCTTGAGAGGAAGGATAAGGGGCTCAGTCGGTTACTTTTTAAGCCGTACTACCAATGCCTTCATGGCAATGAAAGTGTCCGCTGTAAACGGTGCAGTCAACAACACTTATGTAGTGAACGCAGGCACGCTCGAAAATCAGGGCCTTGAACTCAGCCTGAATTTTAAAGTGATCGACAACCTGGGCGCTAAGGGTAAAAAAGGATTCATGTGGCGACTGGATCCTCAGTTAGGTCAGGTCTTCAACAGGTTACTCGGCCAATCGGTAAACAGCAGAAACGTTTTGGTAGATGAAGCAACTCTGACGTTCAATGATTATTTGAATGGAGCTGTTCCGGTCAATGGAAAATCTGTCAATACTTTTTATTCTTACAAATTCAAGGGGCTTAATCCTCAGTTCGGCTATCCTGAATTTTATGGAGCAGAGGCTGAGAACAGGATAGCGCTGAGAAATTTGTATGCCACTTCTACTAAAAATGAAATGTATAGTATGGTAATGGAAGAGTCGGGGAGAAGAGAGCCTGTTCTGCAGGGAGGAATCAGCAACTCATTCATCTATGGTAACTGGAGTTTAGTGGTAAATTTTTCCTATAGTGTTGGCAATAAAGTAAGGTTATTGAAAATTGCTTCAGGCAATTATGGAACCTACCGCCCCACGTCGCAGCAAAATCTCAGGAGAGAGTTTGTAAACAGGTGGCGCTATCCGGGTGATGAACAGTTTACCAATATCCCGGCTATCCAGGGGGCAGGCAGGCTTCCTATTGACCAGTATGCCTGGTGGCAAATGACTGACTCGAAATTATCCACTCCGTTTGCTGAGAATTATTATCAGATGTATGATTTTTCTGATCTCCGTGTAGTAAGCGGTGATTACCTGAAACTGCAATATGTGTCGTTAAGTTACAGGTTTCCTGAAAAATTCATTAAAAGATGGAACTGTAAGGGAGCCATAGCTTCGTTGGGGGGAAACAATCTTTTCACGATAGCCAATAAGGCCTTGCGTGGTCAGGACCCTGCACAGTCGGGAGGTTCACCAAACATAAATTTATCTATCCGGCCTGTGTATTCCTTTAATGTTAATATAAGTTTCTAA